The following proteins are encoded in a genomic region of Oreochromis aureus strain Israel breed Guangdong linkage group 8, ZZ_aureus, whole genome shotgun sequence:
- the dhrs7cb gene encoding dehydrogenase/reductase (SDR family) member 7Cb produces the protein MGLPSVIVLPLLIVVAAGVYYIYNEILHFMSKSLVRNKVVVITDAVSGVGTECARLFHKGGARLILCGTGWDKLESLYDSLTTDADPRETFAPKLVILDFSDMDSMEDVIAEVVDCYGCVDVLICNSSMKLKAPVQSISLEQDRNIMDVNYFGPSTLAKGVLPMMISRRSGHIVLVNSIQGRLAVPFRSSYAASKHAAQAFFDCLRAEVEEYGIIVSTISHTFINASEPPPVEEPVPKPNPVAEFIARQLTHGVRPSVLANEIMQTVNRKRKEVLLVHPIPRVALHLRSLFPPFLFAVLAAGVKDSVLAEQMQ, from the exons ATGGGCCTGCCCTCGGTGATAGTGTTGCCCCTGTTGATCGTTGTGGCAGCAGGGGTGTACTACATCTACAATGAGATTTTGCACTTCATGTCCAAGTCCTTAGTACGAAACAAAGTGGTGGTGATCACTGATGCTGTGTCTGGGGTGGGGACCG agtgtGCCCGTCTCTTCCACAAGGGTGGGGCCAGACTGATCCTTTGTGGGACTGGCTGGGATAAGCTGGAGTCTCTGTATGACTCTTTGACAACTGATGCTGACCCCAGAGAG ACCTTTGCCCCAAAGTTGGTAATTCTGGACTTCAGTGATATGGACAGTATGGAGGACGTGATTGCTGAGGTGGTCGATTGTTATGGTTGTGTGGACGTGCTGATCTGCAATAGCAGTATGAAGCTGAAAGCACCGGTTCAGAGTATCTCCTTGGAACAGGACAGAAATATCATGGATGTTAACTACTTTGGCCCAAGCACTCTAGCCAAAG GTGTTCTTCCAATGATGATTTCAAGACGATCAGGCCACATCGTACTGGTCAACAGCATCCAGGGCAGACTGGCTGTTCCATTCAGAAGTTCAT ATGCCGCGTCTAAGCATGCGGCGCAGGCCTTCTTTGACTGTCTGCGAGCTGAAGTGGAAGAGTATGGAATAATTGTCAGCACCATCAGTCATACCTTCATCAATGCTTCTGAACCGCCGCCAGTAGAGGAACCTGTTCCCAAACCAAACCCTGTCGCTGAAT TTATTGCCAGGCAGCTGACCCACGGTGTGCGCCCGTCGGTCCTGGCCAATGAAATCATGCAAACCGTGAACAGGAAGAGGAAAGAGGTTCTGCTGGTCCACCCCATCCCCAGGGTGGCTCTCCATCTGCGCTCCCTCTTCCCCCCCTTCCTCTTCGCTGTGCTGGCTGCTGGAGTGAAAGACTCAGTGTTGGCTGAGCAGATGCAGTAG